A portion of the Papilio machaon chromosome Z, ilPapMach1.1, whole genome shotgun sequence genome contains these proteins:
- the LOC106720003 gene encoding uncharacterized protein LOC106720003 isoform X1 produces MGDRNNPIKFGPAWMRNFGQISTSGGSANNNQNSTNSRVATTTASKISTAPTSSVTYSGATNTQAQSGEGTAQGSANSNTTTTTNSGNSGNNELILAEMRYGREEMLALYERTTDAPEQLKYFDQLYQQRRKPPVALNNTFQEEMQRENTRGAKPATTSRNLNRASPNENRRTRTPFPRNASSGKGLLWNMAQKNTRPPTYHPTFEANTAIPWGGNNGNTPQPPPPRPHVEQHERSGTKVYRRRVNNNTNWRQHSREEDEWRSRNRPNAERDWGERPVQGKQSTWNNNRSGWVGGDTNNEESLPEWAVENAVGRTGTFDSTGAFHGYSNDDTNLPKTTETSPFPLVRSLTHGSLVHNTKTPANGFEDWWASDKAKKLSPNKFETNDVKFKQASNMGPSEDNIPTKISKEENRQDDSNSNAEETDKNETSETSPSTPETQNTTNFSDDIKEASLKTKFVESKTFDALMRSDINLENVTDDRGNFQSVLITTNNTLRQKHQNIVASNENMQRQPRMPVLQRIHSLANEGDAANSTSKNLVEEMFNLTVDDSNTSTSSATSTNANTSGNQTDLQTSTQMPTSSIPLPSPRLSMGGIQAGGMQAGNTPAGVMQSGGMQAGGLQVGILQAGVMQTGGMQGIPSGGIQAGTLQAGGIQASNMQAGNMQGGGMQGGGMPGGGMQGGGMPGGGMQAGNMQGGNMQGGGMQAGGMQGGGMQAGGMQAGGMQGGIMQAGGMQGGGMQAGNMQAGGRQGGGMQLHAGVGGRGGYESVGMQHNTMQPGGMHFAGIHPGQLHTSGMQTAQAIQQTLLQQAGLQSAAMQGGMQPGELQSNMLQSGRDGSGMQGALQAMQAARMGSGLQNVGVPNQALNTAMGLPTSGNGQVIPMPGVSRPMMQNPAVMGLGAAEMQPNASMISAYHQQSGLSMMSGSNVHNSLFMGQTNNSMQGTNEMHRARAEMYQTGQQQAAYGSMYMMQTSNGPPPQNNMNVLDQWYYEDPQYNVHGPFSSKDMYNWYKAGFFNSNLMIRRACDVNMRRLGSYGPMAFGAPIDLLPPYPGPGGYDRRPQAPHDLLNQKGLGLEESLWRQSGQSPEMLWMAQSVDATNESRVNNLPMHFWDTEPSALTSKSILPEKIDKDVKCEDQVPVQLMPLVNNQSSVSTTSSDSQSEVFPLINERTTPNLEEIQNLLQIKWLVTVASSSSKSTEENEELEVKGDQVSKEEEPSTDSSNGKPESQNNSKPSVETKVVKTNKPENDKSVKGKTTKSKNKKTKVGKKEEVAETKVKEEAVKSEIKKSDETSLPKNKKEEKLSRKEVEKEGKDVKEGTKEEVKGSDKGVSKDSKKKENAKVSDGVDCNRKEIAADEKKGKKSTEKTTNDKKQQPETQLAVETVQSAKKTPWSDAVSAQAQSANNYNMTLSNIQRLEREKKMEEIKMQQRMIQIIASQQAETLAREKIMQARLHWAKTGPSSIVAPQITDIQAEARMQAAAESSAAAMAQALDDPEILLPPIPNTPWVTSGKSDPPGPIGFWDAQSKNGKATDKPQESQKVEETNPPTKKKAATPVNTQKEVSPAVLEFDSWCKNVLMVWDKTIDVTTFVSFLKDIESPYDVKDYVKFYLGESKDANDFARQFLEKRSKLLRVGMVTPSDDLCSPAIAINPRMSLNSGYQEVKGKGKKAKKNKMLKVDSRILGFSVTASEDRINVGDIDTA; encoded by the exons ATGGGAGATCGCAACAACCCTATTAAGTTTGGACCTGCATGGATGCGTAACTTTGGACAAATAAGTACTTCAGGAGGCTCAGCAAACAACAACCAAAACTCCACAAACTCAAGAGTTGCAACTACCACTGCTTCTAAGATATCCACAGCACCCACAAGCAGTGTTACTTACTCAGGGGCCACAAATACCCAAGCCCAATCTGGAGAGGGCACAGCACAAGGTTCTGCCAATTCCaatacaacaacaacaacaaactcTGGAAATTCTGGAAACAATGAATTAATATTAGCTGAAATGCG GTATGGAAGGGAAGAGATGCTAGCTCTGTATGAAAGAACCACAGATGCACCTGAACAGTTAAAGTACTTTGATCAGTTGTATCAACAAAGGCGAAAGCCACCTGTCGCATTAAATAACACCTTTCAAGAAGAAATG caacGTGAAAATACTCGAGGAGCAAAACCTGCTACTACCAGTCGTAACTTGAACCGTGCATCTCCCAATGAGAATCGTCGAACTCGCACACCATTTCCTCGGAATGCTTCATCTGGAAA aggTTTATTATGGAATATGGCCCAAAAAAACACAAGGCCCCCAACTTATCACCCTACTTTTGAGGCTAACACAGCTATACCCTGGGGGGGAAATAATGGTAACACACCCCAACCACCACCACCAAGACCTCACGTTGAGCAACATGAAAGGTCTGGGACTAAGGTTTATCGAAG ACGTgtcaataataatactaattgGAGGCAGCATTCACGAGAGGAAGATGAATGGCGGTCAAGGAATCGTCCTAATGCCG AGCGTGATTGGGGCGAAAGACCTGTTCAAGGGAAACAGTCAACATGGAATAATAACCGCAGCGGATGGGTGGGGGGTGACACCAACAATGAAGAAAGTCTCCCGGAGTG GGCCGTCGAAAATGCTGTAGGAAGAACCGGTACTTTCGATTCCACGGGAGCTTTTCATGGCTACAGTAATGACGACACAAATTTACCTAAGACTACTGAGACATCACCATTTC CACTGGTACGTTCTTTAACTCATGGGAGTTTAGTGCACAATACAAAAACTCCTGCGAATGGTTTTGAAGATTGGTGGGCATCAGATAAAGCTAAAAAATTATCTCCTAACAAATTTGAAACTAACGATGTAAAGTTCAAACAG GCATCAAATATGGGCCCAAGTGAGGATAATATACCTACTAAAATCAGTAAAGAGGAGAACAGACAGGATGATAGCAACAGTAATGCAGAAGAAActgataaaaatgaaacatctGAGACATCACCATCTACTCCAGAGACTCAAAATACTACCAATTTCTCAGATGACATAAAAGAAGCAAgtctgaaaacaaaatttgttgaGAGCAAAACTTTTGATGCTTTAATGCGGTCTGATATCAACTTGGAGAATGTGACTGATGATAGAGGAAACTTTCAATCTGTTCTGATTACCACTAACAACACACTACGGCAGAAACATCAGAATATTGTTGCTTCAAATGAAAATATGCAGAGGCAGCCCCGAATGCCCGTCTTGCAACGCATTCACTCTTTGGCAAATGAAGG TGATGCTGCTAATTCCACATCTAAAAATCTTGTagaagaaatgtttaatttaactgtGGATGATTCAAATACATCAACATCGAGTGCTACATCTACAAATGCAAATACTTCAGGCAACCAAACAGATCTACAAACATCTACACAAATGCCAACTAGCAGCATACCATTACCTTCACCTAGACTATCCATGGGAGGTATACAAGCTGGCGGAATGCAAGCTGGCAACACGCCAGCTGGCGTCATGCAATCTGGAGGCATGCAAGCTGGTGGTTTACAAGTTGGCATTTTGCAAGCTGGGGTAATGCAAACTGGTGGTATGCAAGGTATCCCTTCTGGCGGTATACAAGCAGGAACATTGCAAGCCGGAGGAATACAAGCTAGCAACATGCAAGCAGGCAATATGCAAGGCGGCGGGATGCAAGGGGGCGGAATGCCAGGCGGCGGAATGCAAGGCGGCGGAATGCCAGGCGGTGGGATGCAAGCTGGCAACATGCAAGGAGGCAACATGCAAGGCGGCGGCATGCAGGCTGGCGGGATGCAAGGTGGCGGCATGCAAGCTGGCGGGATGCAAGCTGGAGGCATGCAAGGCGGCATCATGCAAGCCGGCGGTATGCAAGGCGGCGGCATGCAAGCTGGCAATATGCAAGCCGGTGGTAGGCAAGGCGGCGGTATGCAACTCCATGCAGGCGTTGGAGGCCGTGGCGGGTATGAATCTGTGGGAATGCAACATAATACAATGCAACCAGGGGGAATGCACTTTGCTGGCATCCATCCTGGTCAATTACACACAAGTGGAATGCAAACTGCACAAGCCATACAACAGACCTTACTGCAACAAGCTGGATTACAATCTGCTGCAATGCAAGGAGGGATGCAACCTGGGGAACTGCAATCAAATATGTTGCAGTCTGGAAGAGATGGAAGCGGAATGCAAGGAGCATTACAGGCAATGCAAGCAGCTAGAATGGGGTCTGGCTTGCAAAATGTCGGTGTACCAAATCAAGCTTTAAATACCGCAATGGGTCTCCCAACATCTGGAAATGGACAAGTCATACCGATGCCGGGTGTTTCCAGACCAATGATGCAAAATCCAGCTGTTATGGGCTTAGGCGCAGCAGAGATGCAGCCGAATGCTTCAATGATTTCAGCTTACCACCAACAAAGTGGTCTATCTATGATGAGTGGTTCAAATGTTCACAACTCGCTGTTTATGGGACAGACTAATAATTCG atgcAAGGTACAAATGAGATGCATAGGGCGCGCGCGGAGATGTATCAAACAGGGCAACAACAAGCAGCATATGGTTCTATGTACATGATGCAAACAAGTAATGGCCCACCTCCTCAAAATAATATGAACGTTCTTGACCAGTGGTACTATGAAGACCCTcag TACAATGTGCATGGTCCATTCTCATCCAAGGACATGTACAATTGGTATAAAGCAGGCTTTTTCAATTCTAACTTGATGATTCGTCGAGCCTGTGATGTAAACATGCGTCGACTTGGCTCTTACGGCCCCATGGCCTTTGGTGCCCCTATT GATCTGCTGCCTCCATACCCGGGGCCTGGTGGTTATGATCGCCGTCCTCAGGCACCTCATGATTTACTCAATCAAAAGGGACTCGGATTAgag GAAAGTTTATGGCGTCAGAGTGGTCAATCTCCTGAGATGCTGTGGATGGCTCAGTCTGTCGATGCCACTAACGAGTCTCGCGTTAATAACTTGCCAATGCATTTCTGGGACACGGAG ccCTCGGCCTTAACCTCTAAATCTATATTACCCGAGAAAATAGACAAGGATGTGAAATGTGAAGATCAAGTGCCTGTACAGTTAATGCCGTTAGTAAACAATCAATCCTCTGTTTCAACTACAAGCAGTGACTCACAGTCAGAAGTTTTCCCCCTCATAAATGAGAGGACGACACCCAACTTGGAGGAAATCCAAAAtctgttacaaataaaatggcTTGTAACTGTAGCGTCTTCCTCCAGTAAAAGTACAGAGGAAAACGAGGAACTAGAG GTCAAGGGTGATCAAGTTTCAAAAGAGGAGGAACCGTCCACTGATAGTAGTAACGGCAAGCCAGAGTCGCAAAATAATAGCAAACCGTCGGTCGAGACGAAAGTAGTGAAGACAAATAAACCAGAGAATGACAAATCTGTAAAGGGGAAGACTACAAAGAGTAAgaataaaaagacaaaagtGGGAAAAAAGGAAGAAGTGGCTGAAACGAAAGTCAAAGAAGAAGCTGTTAAATCCGAG ataaaaaaatcggATGAGACCTCGCTgcctaaaaacaaaaaagaagagAAACTAAGCAGAAAAGAAGTAGAAAAGGAAGGAAAG GATGTTAAAGAGGGGACAAAAGAAGAAGTGAAAGGGTCCGATAAGGGGGTTTCTAAGGATTccaagaaaaaagaaaatgccAAAGTTTCTGATGGTGTAGATTGCAATAG GAAAGAAATTGCCGCCGACGAGAAAAAGGGGAAAAAGAGTACCGAAAAAACGACCAATGACAAAAAACAGCAG CCTGAAACCCAGCTGGCAGTCGAAACTGTGCAATCAGCTAAAAAGACCCCGTGGTCGGATGCGGTCTCTGCGCAGGCGCAATCTGCTAACAACTACAACATGACCTTGAGCAATATACAGCGTCTCGAGCGGGAGAAGAAAatggaagaaattaaaatgcaGCAACGAATGATCCAAATTATTGCGTCACAACAGGCCGAGACTCTCGCAAGGGAAAag ataATGCAAGCTCGCCTCCATTGGGCTAAGACGGGGCCCTCTTCAATTGTGGCTCCGCAAATCACCGACATACAG GCTGAGGCTCGCATGCAAGCAGCGGCGGAGTCATCGGCTGCTGCGATGGCCCAGGCCTTGGACGATCCTGAAATACTTCTCCCTCCCATTCCTAACACACCGTGGGTCACATCCGGCAAAAGCGATCCCCCTG GCCCAATCGGTTTCTGGGATGCACAGTCTAAAAACGGAAAGGCGACTGATAAACCACAAGAGTCACAGAAAGTTGAAGAGACTAACCCACCTACCAAGAAAAAGGCTGCCACTCCAGTTAACACACAAAAGGAGGTGTCGCCAGCTGTCCTAGAATTCGATTCCTGGTGTAAAAATGTCCTAATGGTGTGGGACAAAACCATAGATg TAACGACATTCGTCAGCTTTCTCAAAGACATCGAGTCACCGTACGATGTTAAAgattatgtcaaattttatttgggAGAGTCAAAAGACGCCAATGATTTTGCTCGTCAGTTTTTGGAGAAAAG GTCTAAGTTACTTCGTGTGGGCATGGTGACACCTTCCGATGATCTTTGCTCCCCGGCAATAGCAATTAACCCACGTATGTCGCTGAATTCGGGTTACCAGGAAGTAAAA GGTAAGGGTAAAAAGGCGAAAAAGAACAAGATGCTGAAAGTGGATTCGCGGATTCTCGGCTTTTCTGTAACGGCTTCTGAGGACCGGATCAATGTTGGTGATATTGATACTGCCTAA